The Juglans regia cultivar Chandler chromosome 2, Walnut 2.0, whole genome shotgun sequence genome includes a window with the following:
- the LOC108995380 gene encoding deoxycytidylate deaminase, which translates to MNSRELALVSTATVFGALASALAFRFFLVPKNHFSRKSSSRNGVVSNKSTTRSPFDPSKRQGYLSWDDYFMAIAFLSAERSKDPNRQVGACLVSQNGVILGIGYNGFPRGCADDKLPWAKKSKTGDPLETKYPYVCHAEVNAILNTNHASAAGQRLYVTMFPCNECAKIIIQAGVSEVIYFVEKRLSNTDIAYMASNKLLSMAGVKVRKHQPQMNDILIKFEEP; encoded by the exons ATGAACTCCCGTGAGCTCGCTCTGGTCTCCACGGCCACTGTATTCGGTGCTTTAGCATCTGCACTTGCTTTCCGCTTCTTCCTCGTCCCCAAAAATCACTTTTCCAGAAAAAGTTCCTCACGGAACGGCGTCGTCTCGAATAAAAGCACTACTCGTAGCCCCTTCGATCCCTCCAAACGCCAAGG ATATCTGTCATGGGATGATTATTTCATGGCAATTGCATTTTTGTCAGCTGAGAGATCCAAAGATCCTAACAGGCAG GTTGGTGCATGCTTAGTGAGTCAAAATGGTGTTATTCTCG GGATTGGCTATAATGGATTTCCGAGAGGCTGTGCTGATGACAAGCTTCCTTGGGCAAAG AAATCTAAAACTGGGGATCCTTTAGAGACAAAGTATCC TTATGTTTGTCATGCTGAAGTCAATGCTATCCTTAATACAAATCACGCTTCTGCTGCTGGGCAG AGGCTTTACGTGACCATGTTTCCTTGCAACGAATGTGCCAAGATAATTATTCAG GCAGGTGTCTCTGAAGTTATATATTTTGTGGAAAAGAGGCTAAGTAATACAGACATTGCATATATGGCATCTAACAAACTACTGTCAATGGCCGGTGTAAAA GTCAGGAAACACCAACCCCAGATGAATGATATTTTAATCAAGTTTGAGGAGCCCTAG
- the LOC108989839 gene encoding protein FAR-RED ELONGATED HYPOCOTYL 3-like, with amino-acid sequence MRIIYSHCVVIKTEGAITTYQVNDQRVVEDGIKKSTLQAYFNEDECEAKCMCELFEMRGTICRHILSIFAARDVQVLLEKYIMERWRKDIKRRYALIRSSYDDLSGKPAASRYSGLIKLCFQVATNACESEDNSLDMTQKLKAMNEIYTKSKPQATVASTHASIDAETGSSKKVLSPRVVRGKGRPPSKRRQPTIEKLQTKNKKASGKRQRKNAPSRTEDVLNPTESVILHDTPEAVVSQLPVKQQSVISQANFACPDPLDN; translated from the exons ATGAGAATTATCTACTCTCATTGTGTTGTCATAAAAACAGAAGGGGCAATTACCACGTATCAAGTTAATGACCAAAGGGTAGTTGAAGACGGCATCAAGAAGTCAACTTTGCAGGCGTACTTCAATGAAGATGAGTGTGAGGCAAAATGCATGTGTGAACTATTTGAGATGAGAGGGACTATATGTAGGCACATTCTCTCAATTTTTGCTGCAAGGGATGTCCAAGTGTTGCTAGAAAAATACATTATGGAGAGGTGGAGGAAGGACATTAAACGTAGATATGCTCTCATTCGAAGCAGTTACGATGACTTGAGTGGTAAACCAGCTGCTAGTCGGTACTCTGgtttgataaaattatgtttccAAGTAGCTACAAATGCATGTGAAAGCGAAGATAATTCTCTGGACATGACACAGAAGCTAAAGGCGATGAATGAAATTTACACTAAATCGAAGCCTCAAGCCACAGTTGCAAGCACTCATGCTTCCATTGATGCTGAAACTGGAAGTTCGAAGAAAGTGTTGAGCCCTCGTGTTGTCAGAGGCAAAGGCAGGCCGCCATCAAAGAGAAGACAACCTACAATAGAGAAGttacaaaccaaaaataaaaaagctagtGGCAAGCGacaaagaaagaat GCCCCATCGCGGACGGAAGATGTATTAAACCCCACAGAATCGGTAATACTGCACGACACACCAGAAGCTGTTGTTTCGCAACTACCTGTTAAACAACAAAGTGTTATTTCTCAG GCGAACTTCGCATGTCCTGACCCTCTCGATAATTGA
- the LOC118347627 gene encoding uncharacterized protein LOC118347627 — MRSRDFILALVRENLQEAQVRMKYYIDKKRTQREYSVGDWVYLRLQLYRQMSIAVRRNLKLSPIYFRTFQIIQRIEKVAYKLNLPEKSKIYPVFHISCLKKKLGAKVNRTPKLPSIMEDDTLAPEPEKVLERRLKRKGNRVGAELFKDGTEHI, encoded by the coding sequence atgagaagcCGAGACTTCATTCTTGCTCTGGTGCGTGAAAACCTGCAAGAAGCTCAAGTAAGGATGAAATACTATATTGATAAAAAGAGAACACAGAGGGAATACAGTGTTGGGGACTGGGTTTATCTCCGACTACAACTGTATCGACAAATGTCGATTGCAGTAAGGAGGAACTTGAAGCTATCACCCATATATTTCAGGACCTTCCAGATTATACAAAGGATTGAGAAGGTAGCTTACAAGCTCAATCTGCCCGAAAAATCCAAGATCTACCCAGTATTTCATATCTCTTGCCTAAAAAAGAAACTAGGAGCCAAGGTAAACCGTACCCCTAAGTTACCTTCGATTATGGAGGATGATACTTTGGCCCCCGAACCAGAGAAGGTACTCGAAAGAAGATTAAAGAGGAAGGGAAACAGAGTGGGAGCAGAACTCTTCAAAGATGGAACAGAACATATTTAA
- the LOC108991391 gene encoding protein indeterminate-domain 16: MEEDDQKELQLLPAPYSLPSSSSIMSSRPSDSSSSRYRSTVSDRNSSFHGQALDLQLSISLRPIQPPSDCILSGPSLCACDDVKSETSCVDALKWQAAEQVRLAGIEKAYAERVRELTRREMELAQSEFARARHLWERAREEVERAERMKERATRQIDSTCMEITCQSCRQRFRS, encoded by the coding sequence ATGGAAGAGGACGATCAAAAGGAGTTGCAGTTACTTCCTGCTCCATACTCTCTaccttcttcttcatcaatCATGTCATCTCGGCCATCTGATTCTTCTTCGTCAAGGTATCGATCAACGGTGTCTGATCGTAACTCCAGCTTTCACGGCCAAGCACTAGACCTGCAGTTATCAATCAGCTTAAGGCCAATCCAGCCACCTTCGGATTGTATTCTCTCTGGTCCTAGTCTCTGTGCATGCGACGATGTCAAGTCCGAGACGAGCTGTGTCGATGCTTTGAAATGGCAGGCGGCGGAGCAAGTTCGGCTGGCGGGGATAGAGAAAGCGTATGCAGAGCGAGTGAGGGAGCTGACGAGGAGAGAAATGGAGTTGGCGCAGTCGGAGTTTGCGCGAGCAAGGCACCTGTGGGAGAGGGCCAGGGAAGAGGTGGAAAGAGCAGAAAGAATGAAGGAGAGGGCGACGCGCCAGATAGACTCTACGTGCATGGAGATCACTTGCCAGTCTTGCAGGCAAAGGTTCCGGTCTTAA